The following are from one region of the Pseudodesulfovibrio piezophilus C1TLV30 genome:
- a CDS encoding HD-GYP domain-containing protein, giving the protein MASLCARERLLLAIKDVAAGNYSNEILELTGPEYPEDIRELAEAVGLMMVKIEAREDHLERLLETIKFNSLNTVTAVACALGARDAYTEGHGERVGAYAERLARRLGLSETETEHIRTAGILHDIGKIGFSDHVFSGEDSSMNQQMLLEIRSHPQWGYDILKDLNFLGPALDYVYCHHERMDGKGYPRGLTASEIPLGGRILAVVDCFDAMTTNRPYQKGKTPQEAFSILGSLADTALDSDLVDLFIDEIESGGMEE; this is encoded by the coding sequence GCTGCTTCTTGCCATCAAGGATGTGGCCGCCGGAAATTATTCCAATGAGATTCTTGAGTTGACAGGTCCTGAGTATCCTGAGGATATTCGGGAGCTTGCCGAGGCCGTGGGCCTGATGATGGTCAAGATCGAAGCCAGGGAAGATCATCTGGAGCGGCTTCTGGAAACCATCAAATTCAATTCCCTGAACACCGTGACAGCAGTCGCCTGCGCTCTGGGTGCGCGCGATGCCTATACCGAGGGCCATGGTGAGCGCGTCGGAGCCTATGCTGAACGGCTTGCCCGCAGGCTTGGTCTGTCCGAGACCGAGACCGAACACATTCGTACCGCCGGTATTCTGCATGATATCGGGAAAATAGGATTTAGCGATCATGTCTTTTCGGGAGAGGATTCCAGCATGAACCAGCAGATGTTGCTGGAAATTCGCAGCCACCCTCAATGGGGGTATGACATTCTCAAGGACCTGAACTTTCTCGGCCCCGCGTTGGATTATGTGTATTGTCACCACGAGCGCATGGATGGGAAGGGATACCCTCGCGGGCTGACCGCATCGGAAATACCTCTTGGCGGGCGCATCCTCGCCGTGGTGGATTGTTTTGATGCCATGACCACCAACCGCCCGTACCAGAAAGGGAAAACTCCTCAAGAGGCTTTTTCCATTCTTGGGAGCCTTGCGGACACGGCTCTGGATTCCGATCTGGTGGACCTGTTTATTGACGAAATAGAATCCGGTGGCATGGAAGAATAA